The Spirochaetota bacterium sequence TGTTGTCCGCCACCACCTTGTTGCCCTCCGCCTTGTTGCTGTTGTTCCGGCGTCGGACTGCAACCAAAGTAGCCCCACGCCACGAACACAGCTAAAATCAAAATTAGTATTGTTTTGTAAAGCTTCATACGCTTATACCTCCTTTATGTCTTATATAAATATTATAACATGTTTTTTTAAAAACAGAAAATCTAATCATAGATTCTATCTATGATAGAGAGTATAAACGTAATAATTTCTAGATTTCAACATTACACTTTTTCAGGATTTTTTGTTATAAGTCTTGTAGAAAAAGGTTTTCTAAAGTTGTAGTGAAGGGGGACAAAGCCCCCTTGAAATTGTTATGGGTTAAGGACATAATCTATTGATTTGTTAGTGATATCAGATATATATGGACCCCACGCACCTGCACCTGTTCTTGAAACACCTGATGGGTATATTGAGCGCATACCTTCTTCACCCGCTGTTCCGCCGCTCCTTCCATACAATACATATACATTAGCAACTTGCCCGCTTGACGCACCAGAACCTATGTTTGCGTAACTTACAACAAATGAATACTTATAATCTCCACCACCGATAGATGTCATGGAATGTGATACTGAAACCGAAGATGCAGTTCCCACTATTTTGTTAGCATTAGTAGCACCTAATGCTCTACTACCACCTGAACCCGATGAATTCCTAAGCCAACCCCATATCACAAGGTCTGCGTTGATACCAGCACTGTTTGTAAACCAAAAGTTACCCCAGCCTGTTGTCCAATCTCCACTCCAACCTGTTGCTGTAGGTTGATGTCCTGTTGTCATGTTGGTAATGTCCACAAAGACATACAGGTTGTGGTCGTCTGTAGCAGTGTTGTTAATTATGATGTCAATCGTAAGCTGTCCAGAACCGCTTTTTACATACACATCTTTTATTTGAGAAGCCCAGAAATTATACTCACCAGTGCCGAGGAAGGTTGCATTATTGGTTACCGTATTTGTATTCGTCGTGCTATGGTTACCAACAGTATCAACTGAGTATGCTACTATGTTTATTGTAGTTTCTCTCAAGTTCCTCACGAGTCTAGACCAAGAGGTAGTCCCTGTTGCAAGTTGGAAAGGACCTCCATCTACTGATACATATACCTGAGCTACACCAATGTTGTCTGAAGCCGTTCCTTGTATCAATACCCCACCTGCAGGTAAGTTGTTAGTTATGGTAGAGTTGTTAGCCGGAGATGAGATAGAAACTGTCGGCGGTGTTGCATCAACAGTTATGTTGATGGAGCTGGTGGAACTAGTATTGCCAACATTATCAACACTATAGACCTGAATAGTGTATGAACCTGATGTTGTAATGTTGAGGTTGGTACTCCAAGAAGAAGTCCCACTCACCTGCCCAAAACCACCACTAGTCCCTACCCTGAGAAAAACAGCCTGAAGACCTGCACCACCTGTGTCGTTCGCACTCCCACTTACAGTGAAGATACCCGGAACAGTGCTACCGTTAGCCGGAGATGAGATAGAAACTGTCGGCGGTGTTGCATCAACAGTTATGTTGATGGAGCTGGTGGAACTAGTATTACCAACATTATCAACACTATAGACCTGAATAGTATATGAACCTGATGTTGTAATGTTGAGGTTGGTACTCCAAGAAGAAGTCCCACTCACCTGCCCAAAACCACCACTAGTCCCTACTCTAAGGTATACTGCCTTAAGTCCTGAGACTCCTGTATCGTTTGCTGTTCCGCTTACAGAGAAGGATGCCGGGACTATATCATTATCTGATGGTGAGGAGATTGCTATTGAGGGGGGGTTATTATCAACAACAATTATGATTTGTTGTGTTGAACTTGACATTCCAGCGGCGTTTGTTGCGAATACTTGGACAATGTTTGTCCCTGAAGTTAAGGTTAAAGAAGGAGTGCTCCAAGAGCTAGTTCCTGATGCTATTGAGAAGATCCCAGTAGTTCCTAATCTGTAGAACACAGTAGCAGTGTTTAGAGCAGTTCCGCTTACTGCGAGTGAGGTAACATTTGTAAGCACGATTGAGCTATTCGTACCAGGAGACCCAATTTCAACGACAGGGAAATTAATATCAACGGTTATGTTGATGGAGTTGGTGGAACTAACATTACCTGCGTTATCTTCTGCATAGACCTGGATAGTGTATAAGCCTGATGTTGTAATGTTGAGGTTGGTACTCCAAGAAGAAGTTCCGCTTACCTGCCCGAAAGCACCACTAGTCCCTACTCTCAAATACACCGCCTTAAGACCTGTTCCAGCATCATTTGCCGTTCCACTTACTGAGAAGCCTGAAGGAACAGTACTATTGTTTGCTGGTGAAGAAATGGTCACAGTTGGTTTTGTTGCGTCAATGACAAATGTAACTGATTGTGTGACACTAGTATTGTTGGCATTATCAACAGCATACGCCTGGATAGTGTATGAACCGTCTGATAGAGTTATGTTAGTACTCCAGTTGGTAGTTCCTGTTACTTTGTAGAAACTACCAGAAGTTCCTACTCTAATAAACACTTCTTTAACACCTGTGTTACCACTACCGTTGGTATCACTTGCTGTTCCAGATACTGTGATGTTAGAGGTATTGTTCGTAGAGTTGTTTGCTGGAGAGGTGATGGTTATTGTTGGGCGGTTAGTGTCTTGTATTTGCTGTTGTCCGCCACCACCTTGTTGCCCTCCGCCTTGTTGCTGTTGTTCCGGCGTCGGACTGCAACCAAAGTAGCCCCATACAACAAATAGGGCTAAAGTCAAAATTAGTAGGATCTTGTAAAATCTCATATGTTGATACCTCCTTGAATATATAATATTATGGCACTAAATTTTAACATAACCATCTATCCTAAATTTCTAATATAAATATTTGTTATACAAATTTCAACAACTTTAACCTGAAGTTTGGTTAAGAGTTTGCTATTTTTTGAATAGTATTGTGAATACCTTACTTTCATAACCTACCCAAGTAACTCTCAATCCCCTTGTAGAAAGTTTCTGATTTTATCATATTTGACTAATTCGTATAATCAAACATAGTCATACTAATCTAACTGGACGCAAAAATTTTTCAGACACTCAGAAAATCCAAGAGACTTCGGGAAAAAGTTCTACATCCACACACCTTTAACTTGAATCTACAACAAGTTCATTTTTTATCCTATATTACATTATGACCGAAGAGAACATAATACTTGAAGTTGTGAATGTTTCAAAACACTTCGGAGGCATAAAAGCAGTCAGTAGCGTATCATTCGCAGTTGAAAGAGGTAAGATTGTCTCAATAATAGGACCAAACGGCGCAGGTAAGACTACACTTTTCAATATCATATCGGGATTCTACAAACCCGACACCGGTAAAATAATCTTTGAAGGAAGAGATATTACAAACATCAAAGTCTATGAATGCTCTAAAATAGGTATCTCAAGAACATTCCAAAACATAAGACTTTTCTACAATATGACGGCACTTGAAAATGTTATGGTTGGAAGACACGTCAGAAGTAAGTCAGGGCTATCCTCCTTTTTTGACGCTATATTGAGAAACAAAGATTTCCACCAAACCGAGAAGGAAATACAAGAAAAATCAATCTACTACCTAAAGATGCTAGGACTTGAGAATTACCTAAATGTCCTTGCAAAAAACCTACCCTACGGGCTCCAGAGAAGACTTGAGATTGCAAGAGCATTAGCAACCGAACCTAAACTGCTACTCCTAGACGAACCTAGCGCAGGTATGACATATAAGGAAACAAACGAAATAATGGAGATAATATCCAAAATAAGAGATATGGGTATAACCGTCCTTCTTATAGAACATCAGATGATGTTGGTTATGACAATATCTGACAAAGTTATAGTTCTTGATCACGGAGAGAAAATATCCGAAGGAACACCAGAAGAAGTAAAGAATGACAAAAGAGTCATTGACGCATACCTCGGCGTTGAAGAAACAAAAACCTATGCCGAAGTGGATTAGAAACAGAATTCTCTATCAAGTCTTCCCAGACCTTTTCTTCAAAGACAATTCCAACGAAGTTCCCCAAAAATACTATGGAGGAACCCTGAAAGGTATCATTCTAAAACTTGACTATATCAAAGACTTTGGTTTCAATGCTATCTACCTAAACCCCATATTCAAAGCAGAAACAAACCATAGATACGATGTTCTGGACTACTTCCAAACCGACCCGATACTCGGAACTAACGAAGATTTTGAAACACTCGTAAAAGAATGTCACAAAAGAGACATAAAAGTTATTCTAGACATCCCTTTCAACCATACCTCCCAAAACCATCCATGGTTTAAAGAAGCAAAGAACAATAACTCTAAATACAAAAACTACTTCTTCACTGACGAAGGTGACTACAACAGATGGCGAGGCAGTGATTTAGTAGAACTGAACCTAGACAACCCCGAAGTCTTGGAAGAACTTATAACAGGTAGTAGAAGTGTCTTGAAATTTTGGATGGACAAAGGAATTGATGGAGTGCGCCTTGATTGCGCAAACGACTTAGGAATGAAAGTAGTCAAACTAATAAGAGATACCGCTCACAAATGGAATGACAACTTTCTAGTGATGGGCGAAGTTTTTAACTTCGCAGGAGAGTGGAGTAAAGTTCTGGACTCGCTACAGAGTTATTACCTAACAGGACTCCTGTTTTCAATCGTGAATAGCGAAATATCAATCCAAACCTTTTCAAACGCATTGGACCACATAATAAGCGATTTTGACTACGAAGTGCTCCTAAACTCCCTAAACATCCTATCCTCACACGATACAACAAGAGTGCTTGACAGAATAAACGATATGAAGATTTACAAAATACTCCTCGCAATTCAATTCACATTCCCTGGCGTACCTGTTGTACTGTATGGCGAAGAAGTAGGAATCAGAAGCACTAAAATAGGTGAAGCGAGTGCTAGGAATGTGATGGTTTTTGACGAAAATAATTGGAACTCTGATGTAGTCAAACTTTACAAAACATTCATCCAACTACGAAAGAGTAGAAAAGAACTCCAAGAAGGTAAATTCAAAAACCTAACAAACCTAACAGACTACAAACTAATATCATTTATCAGGTATAGTGACAAAAGAGAAGAGTTTTCCATAGTAGTTATAAATCCAAAGAACGAGAGAGTTAGGAAGAGAATATACATTCCATATTCACACTTTCACGATGCACTCAAGGTGCGAGATTACTTTTCAGGTAGAGAGTTTATTTGTGAAATTAGTTCTATAAATGTTGATCTAGAACCTTATCAAGTTATGCTACTTACCCCAGAGTGGAAGTATATAAAAGGATACTCGTTCTACAAGAGACAGTAGATTACATTGCTTCATAACCGATGTAATCTCCCCTACCCTATCAGTTCATATGAGAATTGAAACCTACCGATGTTTTTTCTTGCTAATTGAATCCGAAGAAAAATATTTTTGATAATAACGGATATGGAGAGAAGGTTTCTGAATGGTCTTGTGCTTGTAAAGGTTGGTGATATCACTGAAGAGGAAGTTGATGCGATAGTGAATGCTGCTAATTCTTCACTTATGGGAGGAGGTGGTGTTGATGGTGCTATACACAGAAAGGGAGGTCCTAAAATACTTGAGGAATGCAAGGTGATAAGACAAACCCAATACCCAAACGGTCTCCCAACAGGCGAAGCAGTCGCAACAACAGCAGGAAATCTTAAAGCAAAGTATGTTATACATACCGTAGGACCTGTATGGTATGGCGGTAATAGCAACGAAGAGAAACTATTAGAAAATGCTTACAGAAACAGTCTCTCTCTAGCCGAGAAAATGAATTGCGAAACTATATCGTTCCCCGCTATATCAACAGGTGTCTATGGATATCCCAAAGAAGAAGCAGCAAAGGTAGTGTGTAGAGTCTTGAAAGATTACTCAAAAAACCCTAAATTAAAGGAGATAAGGTTAGTCTTCTTCTCAAGTCAAGACTACGAGATATTCGTCAAGGTAGCAAATAAAGAGTTGTAGAATGGAAGTAGAGAAGATAACATTCTATCTATTTGCATCAATAGTATCTGGAACACTCACATATCTACTGATTATGACCATACTTTCTGTCAAAATAAAAGCAAAAAGAATGAAGATAATATCGGCAAATGCTATTATTGCTTCAATTATTTATCTGATAGGTTCTATACTTATCTACCTTTTAAGAACCAGTGAGATAGTGTATATAATATATGGACTAGTATATGTTGGTAAATTCATAACCGAGACGAATATGTCAAACAAATTACACTACTCTCAAAGAAATTATACATTTTACCATATCACAACATCCTTGCTGGTATTGGCAGCACTAGCAATTCAACTACTAGGTCTAGGAAATGTAATTATCTATGTAGTTATTTTATCTTTAGTTAATATAATGATAAGTATTGCTTGGTTTTCAGAAAAGAATGTCAGGATATTATCCTTTAGTAATATAATTTCAATAGTTTTTCTAATTACACTAATGGATTATCCTTCAACTAGCCTTTTGTTTTCACTATTACCTCTTGGTCTTAGTTCAATATACATAACATCCAAAGAGTATTTACACACCTTGAGATCGCTTGATTTACTAAAGGAGAAAAAAGATGCTATAATTGAGCATCAGTTGAAAGAATTTAAAGACTTTCTGTTTCTCTTGATAAACAAGATTGAGGCAAGGTATCCCTTGAGGAAGCAACATTCAATTAATGTAGTAACTATTTCAGAAGGTATAGCTATAGAACTAGGTCTGGATGGAAAAGTTGTTAGTTTCATAAGAGAAGGAGCAATGATGCATGATATAGGATTTCTAGGGGTAGACCACAGGAATTTATTAGAAGGCAGTTCTTACGAAAATCCTGAAGTTATGAAGCATATATGGATTGGTAGAAGAATACTTGAGAGTAGCAATATATTCATCAAGTATTTACCTATGGTGTTATACCATCACGAAAGGATGGATGGAAGTGGTCCTGAAGGTCTATACGGAAGCATAATACCATTACCTGCTAAAATAGTAGCAGTAGCAGATAAATTTGAGAGATTGATAAACGGTAGAGAATCGGAAAAGTTATCAATACAAGATGCAATAGAATACCTTAAGAAGCACCCAAATCTATATGACCAGGTAGTAGTTAAAGCACTAGAATCATTCGTATCAAAAAACTTCTTCCAACAACATTGAAACGCTCTACTTACTAAAAACTTCAAAGTAATTAGTGTTTTGATTATACTATGATATATGAAACTATTTGACCTTTTCAAAGAGGCTGTAAAAATCCTATCAGTTTCTGGTATAGAAACTCCCAAGACAGATGCAGAGATAATAATATCAAATGCTTTAAGTATAGACAGAGTTCAGATTTATCTTAACAGAAATCTTGAAGTTGGTGAAGAAGATATTAAGAAGGTAATAAGTATGGTAGAGAAAAGGAAGGATTTCACTCCTCTTGAATACATTATAGGATACAAGTATTTCTGGGGTTATAAGTTCAAAGTAAGGGAAGGTGTTCTAATACCTAGATTTGACACGGAAGCAGTGATAGAGGTTGCTAAAAACATTTGTCCAAATCCTAGATACATACTAGACATAGGCACTGGAACTGGAGCGATAGGAATAACATTAAAGAAGATATTTCCTTCTTCGTATGTAGTTATGTGTGATATTTCCGAGATTGCCATAGATGTATGCAAAGAGAATGTCAAGGATATACTTGGAAATACCGATGGAGTTGAGATTATAAAATCCGATGTTTTTGAAGATATATGGGAATATATAGGTTGGGGAAGGTTTGACCTTATAGTTTCAAATCCTCCTTACATCTCAATAAAGGACTACCAAAATCTTCCTAATGATGTAAAAAAAGAACCTATTATAGCATTGTTTGGTGGTGTTTCAGGATTAGACTTCTACATAAGAATCGCTGATAAGGTCAAAGACTTTATAAGGAAGAACGGTAGAATAATCCTCGAGGTAGGAGACGAAAAACAAGCGGAGAAGGTCAAAAAAATATTCTACCTCAAAGGTTTCAGAAACTTTATAACATTCAAAGACATAAACAGTAAAGTAAGAGGTGTTGCTATACTGAATTATTAACTCTTCTTCTTGATCCTGTGTGCTCCTTTTCGTTCAAGATCCAATATTGAGTTTATGAAGTTTTCAAGCTTATTTCTATCCTTCCAATCCATATTCTGTGAGAACTTAAGACCAACATCAACAAGTTCATCACCAGCTTTTCCATAGATATTCGCAACGGATGACAATGTTTTTATTGAGGTATTGTCAGGAAAGTAAATCTGACAAAACAACCTCTTGCCAAGTCTTGTATATTTAGGGAATACAGGGTCTCTTATCAATACTCTCATTCCTCCAACACTTATATCAATTATCTCTTGGTTCTCTTTGGTTATTATTTCAAATGAACCTTCCGTTTCAAGCTTTAATGACGCATTCTGTGAAGCAGATACCAACCTTTTTATCATACCAGTAGTAAGTTTCTGATTCCTTGACATAACTCTTATTATGCCTATTGCCTCTTCATCAAATATTATTGGAACTACTGCCTCACTCAAGATTCTATTGTCAGTATAAAACTTTTTAATCTCATCTATACTCTTACTTATTTCAGAGTAGCTCTTACCAATCTGTGCCATGAACTTTATGTAATCCTCATAAGTGAGGACAAAATCTTCTTTAATTTTGATATTTGATGTATCAAAAACTGCAAAAGGTTTCTTCATCTGCTTTACTATGTAATACACACCACTCTTCTCAGACCCGTCAAATAACATCACCTTGGCAAAATCATAGTTTTCACTTCTTCTTACACTACTTTCTATGGTTTTTAATATAGCATCTATTTTTTGCTGTAGCGTGCTATCTTTTATCGTAGGGTCTATAACCTTCATTGATAGAATACCATACATATTAGTGATGAGGACATTATCCCTTACTGGTATTCTTGTATATTTCCTCTTAGGGTGCATAAGCAACTTCTGAGGAAATCTTAAAGATGACTTGTCTATCAATGAGGTATCAAATTTCACAGTATTCGCTCCATAAGGTGCCTCGGCCAAAGAATTCACACCTATACACTCTTCTAGGTAGGAATTACCCGTGATAACAGAAACATCTTTCAAAAGTATAACATTATTAGATAAATCACTTATCACAGATACTAAAGATATACCGTTATCTGTCTTTATACTTAATGGGGTTTTGTTTTCTTTGAAATACTGCAATATTTTTTGAATCCTAGTAAAATCCTGAACAATTTCCTCGGTTATCATTTCGGAATTCCCTAATATAATTATCTAAAAAAATTACTTAAAACTTTATTATCCTCTATCAGAATACTTGAACATTCTATCAATATGATTAACTATTTCTGTTATTCTTACACCGAAGTTTTCCTCAATAACCACAACCTCACCCTTTGCTATGAGCCTACCGTTGACCATAATATCAACAGGCTCACCCGCCAGCTTATCAAGTTCAACGACAGAACCTTCACCGAGTTGTAGAACTTCCTTTACAAGCATTTTAGTCCTTCCAAGTTCAACCGTTATCTGGACAGGTATATCAAGAATCAAAGCCAGCGAGCCTTCAGCTTCAACGGAAACCTCCTCAAGATTACCAAACTCAACAGGTCTGACTACTAATTTACCTGCCTCTTCAGGTTCACCTTTGTATTTTGATGTAGTTCTCTCCACTTCTGGCATCTTCTTGGTCGTATATGAAATTATCATTTGTTTAGCAGTATTTTGAGGGAATACGAAATATACCTTTCCCTGCCTATTACCTACACTCATTGAAAAAGATAACATAACCATCGGAATATTAGGAAGCGGAATACTTCTAGCGTCAGGTAATTTCTGAACTGTAGGACTACCGGCCGCTAATGTTCTACCTATCCTTTCGGAGAGTGTTGAAGTAAAGTTAGAAATAACGATTGACATATTCTGCTCAAAGGTATTTATAACAAGGTCCGTAAGTATAGTATTTGCTTCATCACCTATGAGGGGGTTGGTTATAGCCAAAACTGTAGCAGAAGGATATATAAAATGTATCTCTCCCGTAAGATTACCTGATATATTGAACTTTACATCAACTACTTCTCCAACTATCTCTGATGAAAGCCTAAACGAGTCAAATGTATCTATAGTTAATCCTGATACAGAAATTTCCCTACCAGTTTGAGTCTTGAGTAGGTTTCTTTTAGCCTCAAGTATCTGTCTAAATAGTTCTGTAAGGTTAGCCCTGTCAACTTCAGTAAGTAACCCTTCCCCTGTATCAACTGTCCTACCTATATCAAAACCTTTGAAAGTATCAAAAGTATCAGTCCCACTCAAAAGTGCATCCATCTCCTCCTGTGAAAGATGTCCTTCTCCTCCAAACATACTAGTCTTCTACCTCCCTTAAAACTAACTCTAATATATCTTCTGATAGTCTTTCTATAATACCAGTTATCTGAACAGATAATTTCTTACCAACCTTACCAGGCCTACAATAGAACTTATTCTTATTCTCAACCTTTACGATCATATTATCCTTGATACTCTGATCAAGTCTTATAACATCACCAACTTTGAGTTTATTCACATCCTTGAACTTAAGAGTAGTAGAACCAACTATCACACTCAGATCAAGTTCCACCTTGTTTAAGGTATCTTTTACCAAGTCCAGTGTTTCTTTGGTCATGACTTTCTTTATTCCAGAATACCAGTATTGAGCACTTAATTTAGACATTATAGGTTCTATCGTAACATAAGGAACACAAAGGTTCATCATCCCCTCAGCTTCTCCCATCTTGACATCAAATGTTATCAGAACCACCATATCAGTAGGAGGGACCAACTGTGCAAACTGCGGGTTAACCTCTATATTACCTAGTCTCGGTCTTAAGTCAATAACATTCGCCCAAGACTCTCTCAAATTGGATAAAATTCTAACTATAACGCTTTCCATAACAGACTTTTCAATATCTGTAAGTTCCCTATTATCCTTAAGTGCCTCTCCCTTCCCTCCAAAGAGCCTATCTATGATGACGAATGTTATCGTAGGATCTATTTCCAAGACTGCATTACCTTTGAGTGGTTCCATATTTATTATACCTAGAGTAGTTGGTGATGGTATGCTTCTTGAGAACTCTTCGTAAGTAAGCTGGTCTGTTGAAGCAACATGAACTTGAACAACTAATCTAAGTTGTGCAGACAGAAATGTTGATGTTAGCCTTGCGAATGTTTCATGGATCATTTGTAGGGTTCTCAACTGATCCTTAGAAAACCTGTCAGGTCTTCTGAAATCATAACTCTTTATATTCTTCCTAGCAACAGCAGCAGGTGTCTCAGCAGCAATAACAGAAGGTGTTTCCTTTATTTCACCACCTGTCTGAAGAGCAGAGAGTAAGCTATCTATTTCTTCCTGAGACAACACAGATGTCATATACTACCCTACACATTATAATTATAAAAAATGTTAGTTCCTCTATCAAATGTTATCAATACTAAAATTTTCGGAAACTAACCTTTGTTCAAAAGTTTTTAAATGATACAACACCCTTCATCAAAATCTCAAAAACTTAAATTCTATACTTCTTCATATACGAAAACAGAGTGTTTCTGTTTATACCCAGTATCTCTGAAGCCTTAACTTTGTTATTGTTAACCCTAACCACAACCTGATTTATAAGGCTTTTAAGAATAGGGTCTATAACTTTGTCATACAGTTCATTTTCTTTTGAAAGGTCAATAGATGAAACATATTCAGATACTATCTGATTTATTCTCTCCTCGTATGTCGGCGTTACTCTAGATATCTCCCTTAACCTTCTAGGTAGCAAATCCTTGGTAAGTATTTTATCTTTTGACATTATAACAGCATGTTCAATAACATTCTCAAGCTCTCTCACATTTCCTGGCCACTCGTAGATTAGGAATAATTCCATAAAGTCTTTTTCAACGCCTTCTATATTCTTTGAGTGTTCCTTAGAAAACTTATTGACAAAAAAATCTACAAGCAATGGAATATCATCCTTCCTATCCCTAAGAGGAGGGACTTCTATCTTGACCACATTCAACCTATAATAGAGATCCAATCTAAATTTACCTTCTTCAACGAGACTCTCAAGATTTTTATTAGTTGCAGCAATTATTCTTATATCCACCTTCACGGGCGTTCCACCTATAGGTTCAACCTCCCTCTCCTGTATCACTCTCAATATCTTCGCTTGAAGAGACAAAGGCATATCACCAATCTCATCAAGGAATAAAGTTCCCCCTTCAGATTGAAGAATCTTACCTTTCTTATCAGAAATTGCTCCCGTAA is a genomic window containing:
- the fliM gene encoding flagellar motor switch protein FliM, whose protein sequence is MTSVLSQEEIDSLLSALQTGGEIKETPSVIAAETPAAVARKNIKSYDFRRPDRFSKDQLRTLQMIHETFARLTSTFLSAQLRLVVQVHVASTDQLTYEEFSRSIPSPTTLGIINMEPLKGNAVLEIDPTITFVIIDRLFGGKGEALKDNRELTDIEKSVMESVIVRILSNLRESWANVIDLRPRLGNIEVNPQFAQLVPPTDMVVLITFDVKMGEAEGMMNLCVPYVTIEPIMSKLSAQYWYSGIKKVMTKETLDLVKDTLNKVELDLSVIVGSTTLKFKDVNKLKVGDVIRLDQSIKDNMIVKVENKNKFYCRPGKVGKKLSVQITGIIERLSEDILELVLREVED